A stretch of DNA from bacterium:
TCGCCCTCGGAGACGTGCTCGCTCGCGATCACGCCGTCGAAGGGTGCGCGCACCACCGTGTTGTGGAGCTCGGCCTTGAGCAGATCGAGCTCGGCCTCGAGCTGGGCCACTCTGCCCTGCCAGGCTTCGAGCTCCGAGGTAGCGCTATCGAGCCGCTCGACGCTGATCAGCTCTTCCTCGAAGAGACCCAGCGCGCGCTCGTGAGCACCGCGGGCGAGGGCCAGCCGCGACCGCGCCTCATCCACCTCGCCCTCCTTGGCGCGCAGGCGCAGGTTGATGTTCACCTGCCGCAGGCGAACCAGAGGCTGCCCGGCTTGGACCCGGTCACCTTCGCGAGCAAAGATCTTGACGATCAGACCGGCTACTTCGGTGGCGACGAGGCTCGATTGACGAGCCTCGACGGAGCCGCTCAGCTCGACGGTCCGGCGCACTTCGGCGCTGATTGCGCGGGTCACCCGCACCGGCGCCGGTGGCTGCTCCTGCGCCGCAAGCCGAGGGAGACCTAGCAGCAGCAGCGTGGCGCAGACCGAGCTCGTTCGCGTCAAGAGACCCATGTCTCGATCAGCCGTCTACCTCGGATTCGACGAGTGGCTCGGTCTCCTGCTGGTCCCAGGAGAATGTCCCCGCGTTCTCGAAATTGACCCGCCGGGTTCCATAGGCCCCCTCGACGAATAGCCGCGTCTTGATCTGATAGTCGAGAACCGGCTCTTCCAGCAAGGAGGCCAGGCGACTGATCAGCGCCACGTTGTTGACGTGAAGCGCGACTCTCTGGGTCGCCGTGCCGAGCCGGGGGACCTCGACGGACTCCGAGGTCAACGCCTTGCCGACCTTGACGCCATTCAGGTACAGACGGAAGACCCCGCCGTTGATGCGCAGCGGATCCGGGTTCTCGTTCGCCAGCCGCACGGTGAACTCGCCGGTGGTCTCGAACATCGTCAGGTCGGTGAACTCGAGGTCCACCAGAGTCACCTCGGGCGGTACGATGCTCAAGGTCGCGCAGCCGCCGCCGGCGCACGCGACGATGAGGACGATAAGGTACTTTTTCATCAACAGGATCTCCTCCGCTCGCAAGTGGTTTCCGACCGCCATTCTGTCGCGGATCCGGCCCAAAGAGAATCTCCGAGCGGAGAATTCACGCTTGTATACTCCGCAGAGATACGCAACTGAGCTGCGAGGGTTCTTGAACCGACGCGAAACCGCCTAATCCCGCCGGCTCCTCTTATTCTTGTCTAGCGAACAGAACCTCTCCGACCCGGCACTGAGCGTTGCCCTCGCGATGGCGGCCGGGATGTTCTCCCAAGCCGTCGGGCGGCATCTGCGGATACCCGGAATCGTCATTCTGCTCGCCGCCGGGGTGCTTCTGGGACCCGACGTCCTGGGAATCGTCCAGCCGGATTCGATGGGCGGCGCTCTGCAAACGCTCGTGGGCTTCGCGGTCGCTGTCATTCTCTTCGAGGGCGGCATGAACCTGAACATCCAGCGCCTGCGGCGCGAGGCCCGCAGCATTCGGCAGCTGGTGACACTGGGCGCTCTGGTAACGGCCGCGGGCGGGGCTCTCGCCGCCCGATTCATCCTCCGCTGGGAATGGTCGCTGGCGATTCTCTTCGGCAGTCTGGTAATCGTGACCGGGCCGACAGTGATTACGCCGCTCCTGCGGAGAATCCGACTCAGTCACAGTGTCTCCACGGTGCTCGAGGCCGAAGGCGTTCTGATCGATGCTATCGGGGCCCTGATCGCGGTCGTCACCCTCGAGGTCGTGCTGGCTCCCACCGCGGGCAACCTGGCTGAAGGAGCGCAGAGTCTCTTCATCCGGCTCGGTTCCGGGCTCGTCATGGGTATTGCCGGGGGCGTACTCATTGCGGTCCTGCTGCGCTTCGAGCGACTGATACCCCAGGGCCTTGAAAACGTCCTCACCCTGTCTCTGATCCTGGTCCTGTTCCAGGTCAGCAACACGCTGTTTGCCGAGAGTGGCATCGTCGCGGTGACCATTGCCGGTCTGGTCGTCGGCAATATCAAGACCCGACTGCTCAGTGATCTCAAGGAGTTCAAGGAACAGCTCACGATTCTGCTGATCGGCATGCTGTTTGTTCTACTGGCAGCTGACGTGCGGCTCGAAGAGGTACGCTCGCTCGGTTGGCGCGGAGCACTCACCGTTCTCGCTCTCATGTTGGTCGTCAGACCTGTCAACATCCTCGTCGGCACAATGGGCTCGGACTTGACCCGGCGCGAAAAGGCGTTTCTGTCGTGGCTCGCGCCCAGGGGTATTGTCGCCGCCGCCGTGGCCTCCCTGTTCGCTCAGGAAATGGCGGCCGCGGGCCTCCCCGGCGGCAACGAGCTCCGAGCCCTGGTCTTCCTGGTGATCGCCGCGACAGTGCTCATCCAAGGCCTGTCGGGCGGCTGGGTGGCTCAAGTCCTGGGCGTCCGGCGACCCACCGACCAAGGCTTCCTGATCCTCGGCGCCACGCCGCTGGGCCTGGCGCTGGGCAAGGTCTTCCGCGACAGCGACCAGGAAGTGGTCTTTATCGACGCGAACCCGGACGCCTGTC
This window harbors:
- a CDS encoding efflux RND transporter periplasmic adaptor subunit is translated as MGLLTRTSSVCATLLLLGLPRLAAQEQPPAPVRVTRAISAEVRRTVELSGSVEARQSSLVATEVAGLIVKIFAREGDRVQAGQPLVRLRQVNINLRLRAKEGEVDEARSRLALARGAHERALGLFEEELISVERLDSATSELEAWQGRVAQLEAELDLLKAELHNTVVRAPFDGVIASEHVSEGEWIDAGGPTFGLVDTGNPEVAQEDPAALISGLEPGERVAIVIEALEGLEVEGVVRAVVPRADPKARTFPVKVDLPNPEGRIGVGMLARARFAAGAPETAVLVPKDALVSQGTSRRVFRVDEQGAAQPVAVTTGSASGLWIAVEGGIAAGDTVIIRGNERLRPGQAVAAEALEVPRD
- a CDS encoding sodium:proton antiporter, producing the protein MSSEQNLSDPALSVALAMAAGMFSQAVGRHLRIPGIVILLAAGVLLGPDVLGIVQPDSMGGALQTLVGFAVAVILFEGGMNLNIQRLRREARSIRQLVTLGALVTAAGGALAARFILRWEWSLAILFGSLVIVTGPTVITPLLRRIRLSHSVSTVLEAEGVLIDAIGALIAVVTLEVVLAPTAGNLAEGAQSLFIRLGSGLVMGIAGGVLIAVLLRFERLIPQGLENVLTLSLILVLFQVSNTLFAESGIVAVTIAGLVVGNIKTRLLSDLKEFKEQLTILLIGMLFVLLAADVRLEEVRSLGWRGALTVLALMLVVRPVNILVGTMGSDLTRREKAFLSWLAPRGIVAAAVASLFAQEMAAAGLPGGNELRALVFLVIAATVLIQGLSGGWVAQVLGVRRPTDQGFLILGATPLGLALGKVFRDSDQEVVFIDANPDACRAAEAENFRVLFGSGLSDSILYRAQTDSRAGVLAVTDNDEVNLLFVTKARKDFKIRQAWMALRSGHTKITAEMVKEAGTQVLFAQPRNLDLWSVRIERKSGFLETYTRRRSGDLTAIEEIGNPPDPDSVLIPLAVARGRHVLPFVADLSFKKNDQLYAVINHERRDEAEAWLAQMGWRREGDDEIELVGSGVLEPA
- a CDS encoding LEA type 2 family protein, translating into MKKYLIVLIVACAGGGCATLSIVPPEVTLVDLEFTDLTMFETTGEFTVRLANENPDPLRINGGVFRLYLNGVKVGKALTSESVEVPRLGTATQRVALHVNNVALISRLASLLEEPVLDYQIKTRLFVEGAYGTRRVNFENAGTFSWDQQETEPLVESEVDG